One genomic region from Electrophorus electricus isolate fEleEle1 chromosome 23, fEleEle1.pri, whole genome shotgun sequence encodes:
- the ufd1l gene encoding ubiquitin recognition factor in ER-associated degradation protein 1 isoform X1, whose product MHRRSRLQFFNMFDHPMPRAFQNRFSTQYRCYSVSMLAGPNDRSDVEKGGKIIMPPSALDQLSRLNITYPMLFKLTNKNSDRMTHCGVLEFVADEGICYLPHWMMQNLLLEEGGLVQVESVNLMVATYSKFQPQSPDFLDITNPKAVLENALRNFACLTTGDVIAINYNEKIYELRVMETKPDKAVSIIECDMNVDFDAPLGYKEPERPTQHHEEPAEEESDPSNYEMDIGFRAFTGSGNRLDGKKKGIEPSPAPIGPSDIKRGIPNYDFKIGKITFIRNSRPQPRKTEEDDSVSSFIAFSGEGQSLRKKGRKP is encoded by the exons ATG CACCGTCGCTCTCGTCTCCAGTTCTTCAACATGTTCGACCACCCGATGCCCCGGGCCTTCCAGAACCGCTTCTCCACGCAGTACCGCTGCTACTCCGTGTCCATGCTGGCGGGGCCCAACGATCGGTCAGACGTGGAGAAAGGCGGAAAAA TTATAATGCCCCCCTCCGCACTGGATCAGCTAA GTAGACTTAACATCACGTATCCCATGCTATTCAAACTGACCAATAAGAACTCAGACAGAATGACTCACTGTGGTGTGCTGGAGTTTGTGGCCGATGAAGGGATCTGTTACCTACCCCACTGG ATGATGCAAAACTTGTTACTGGAAGAAGGAGGCTTGGTCCAAGTTGAGAGTGTCAATCTCATGGTGGCAACATACTCTAAATTTCAGCCCCAAAGCCCAGACTTCCTAGATATCACAAACCCTAAAGCTGT atTAGAGAATGCATTGAGAAACTTTGCCTGTTTGACTACAGGGGATGTAATTGCCATCAACTACAATGAAAAG atCTATGAGCTACGTGTCATGGAGACCAAACCAGATAAAGCAGTATCCATTATTGAATGTGATATGAAT GTGGACTTTGATGCTCCACTTGGTTACAAAGAACCTGAGAGACCCACACAGCACCACGAGGAACCAGCT GAGGAAGAGTCAGACCCCAGTAACTATGAGATGGATATTGGATTTAGA GCATTCACGGGCTCAGGGAATCGTCTTGATGGGAAGAAGAAAGGCATCGAACCCAGCCCTGCTCCCATCGGCCCCAGTGACATCAAACG GGGAATTCCTAATTATGACTTCAAGATTGGAAAGATTACTTTCATCAGGAACTCCAGACCACAGCCTCGCAAAACAGAGGAG gatgacTCGGTCAGCAGCTTCATCGCGTTCTCGGGCGAGGGTCAGTCCTTGCGCAAAAAGGGCAGGAAGCCTtaa
- the ufd1l gene encoding ubiquitin recognition factor in ER-associated degradation protein 1 isoform X2: protein MFFNMFDHPMPRAFQNRFSTQYRCYSVSMLAGPNDRSDVEKGGKIIMPPSALDQLSRLNITYPMLFKLTNKNSDRMTHCGVLEFVADEGICYLPHWMMQNLLLEEGGLVQVESVNLMVATYSKFQPQSPDFLDITNPKAVLENALRNFACLTTGDVIAINYNEKIYELRVMETKPDKAVSIIECDMNVDFDAPLGYKEPERPTQHHEEPAEEESDPSNYEMDIGFRAFTGSGNRLDGKKKGIEPSPAPIGPSDIKRGIPNYDFKIGKITFIRNSRPQPRKTEEDDSVSSFIAFSGEGQSLRKKGRKP from the exons ATG TTCTTCAACATGTTCGACCACCCGATGCCCCGGGCCTTCCAGAACCGCTTCTCCACGCAGTACCGCTGCTACTCCGTGTCCATGCTGGCGGGGCCCAACGATCGGTCAGACGTGGAGAAAGGCGGAAAAA TTATAATGCCCCCCTCCGCACTGGATCAGCTAA GTAGACTTAACATCACGTATCCCATGCTATTCAAACTGACCAATAAGAACTCAGACAGAATGACTCACTGTGGTGTGCTGGAGTTTGTGGCCGATGAAGGGATCTGTTACCTACCCCACTGG ATGATGCAAAACTTGTTACTGGAAGAAGGAGGCTTGGTCCAAGTTGAGAGTGTCAATCTCATGGTGGCAACATACTCTAAATTTCAGCCCCAAAGCCCAGACTTCCTAGATATCACAAACCCTAAAGCTGT atTAGAGAATGCATTGAGAAACTTTGCCTGTTTGACTACAGGGGATGTAATTGCCATCAACTACAATGAAAAG atCTATGAGCTACGTGTCATGGAGACCAAACCAGATAAAGCAGTATCCATTATTGAATGTGATATGAAT GTGGACTTTGATGCTCCACTTGGTTACAAAGAACCTGAGAGACCCACACAGCACCACGAGGAACCAGCT GAGGAAGAGTCAGACCCCAGTAACTATGAGATGGATATTGGATTTAGA GCATTCACGGGCTCAGGGAATCGTCTTGATGGGAAGAAGAAAGGCATCGAACCCAGCCCTGCTCCCATCGGCCCCAGTGACATCAAACG GGGAATTCCTAATTATGACTTCAAGATTGGAAAGATTACTTTCATCAGGAACTCCAGACCACAGCCTCGCAAAACAGAGGAG gatgacTCGGTCAGCAGCTTCATCGCGTTCTCGGGCGAGGGTCAGTCCTTGCGCAAAAAGGGCAGGAAGCCTtaa